A window of the Candidatus Aegiribacteria sp. genome harbors these coding sequences:
- the rpsD gene encoding 30S ribosomal protein S4 yields the protein MSRYRGPKFRKIRSLGPLPGLTRRDPANPNPPGEHGGRWHRRRASTYRLQLIEKQKIRFNYGLSEKQLRKYYRKATSMKGETGHNLLQQIERRLDNVVARSGFTKSIPAARQLVGHGHVIVNGRKLDIPSYLVKVGDVVSLKEKSKKLKVIEENITEGSGIGVPAYLDVDPTARKIIMKVLPSREDVPLEVDETMVVEFYSK from the coding sequence ATGTCAAGATATCGCGGTCCGAAATTTCGCAAAATCAGATCCTTAGGACCCCTGCCGGGGCTGACCAGAAGGGATCCTGCCAATCCGAACCCCCCCGGAGAACATGGTGGCAGATGGCATAGAAGAAGAGCTTCAACATACAGACTTCAGCTCATAGAGAAACAGAAGATCAGATTCAACTACGGTCTGTCTGAAAAACAACTTCGGAAGTACTACAGGAAAGCTACTTCAATGAAAGGCGAAACAGGCCATAACCTTCTTCAGCAGATAGAGCGAAGGCTGGATAATGTTGTCGCAAGGTCAGGTTTTACAAAATCCATACCCGCTGCCCGTCAACTTGTAGGCCACGGCCATGTAATAGTTAACGGCAGGAAACTGGATATTCCATCATATTTAGTCAAAGTTGGCGATGTCGTTTCTCTGAAGGAGAAGAGCAAAAAGCTAAAAGTAATCGAGGAAAATATTACAGAAGGTTCCGGCATTGGAGTACCTGCATATCTTGATGTTGATCCCACTGCCAGAAAGATAATAATGAAGGTTCTACCCTCACGTGAGGACGTTCCTCTTGAAGTAGACGAAACTATGGTTGTTGAGTTCTACTCGAAATAA